From the genome of Seriola aureovittata isolate HTS-2021-v1 ecotype China chromosome 6, ASM2101889v1, whole genome shotgun sequence, one region includes:
- the LOC130171432 gene encoding guanine nucleotide-binding protein G(I)/G(S)/G(O) subunit gamma-5 — translation MSGSSNIVAMKKIVQQLRLEAGINRVKVSQAAADLQQFCLQNAQQDPLLTGMSSSNNPFRPQKVCSFL, via the exons ATGTCGGGATCATCCAACATCGTAGCGATGAAGAAAATTGTCCAACAGTTACGCCTTGAGGCCGGCATTAACAGAGTCAAG GTGTCCCAGGCCGCCGCGGACCTGCAGCAGTTCTGCCTTCAGAACGCCCAGCAGGATCCTCTGCTGACCGGCATGTCGTCCAGCAACAACCCGTTCAGACCACAGAAAGTCTGCTCCTTCCTATAG